One window of the bacterium genome contains the following:
- a CDS encoding preprotein translocase subunit SecA: HEPGSPARRQAYLADITYGTNNEFGFDYLRDNMVWSLQDRVQRGHYYAIIDEVDSILIDEARTPLIISGPVGEDQADIYRRYNPSVANLFRKQMRIVNELIASAERDLAEGREQEAVEKLLAARRGVPRNRRLMKLFAEQPSLQKLVNQAEAVHMRDKTLAQVDELLLFAMDEKGHNVHLSDKGLDELAPGDPEAFVVPDLAEEMGRIERDETLTVDEKRERIAALEREYAEKSQKIHAIHQLLKAYALYNRDEHYIVEDGQVIIVDEFTGRKMVGRRWSDGLHQAVEAKEGVAVRGETQTLATITIQNYFRMYDKLAGMTGTAETEETEFHQIYGLDVMVIPTNKPVIREDRHDLVYRTKREKYNAILDEIERLHRLELPVLVGTVSVEVSETLSRMLKRRGIPHNVLNAKYHKQEAEIVAQAGQPGAVTIATNMAGRGTDIKLGPGVTEPRTVGWARARGLDLRSLTPADPARAVDLESMPDDHVIEVGGLHIIGSERHESRRIDRQLRGRAGRQGDPGASQFFLSLEDDLMRLFGSDRIAAIMDKLGAEEGEVITHPLITRSIERAQRRVELQNFEARKRLLEYDDVMNQQREVVYDLRLFALEGGEELKAEVWEMIEHALRQTVAEYVTDDEPPEDWDLAGLRRRILLDYMFVVEELPAENTPDHPFDRPEDVETVVLERGREAYRRKLESLGEHQERLLSFVVLSVIDEKWRDHLYDLDHLKASIGFRGWGQKDPLIEYKQEAYSMFVDFMADVRRSVATTVYRMQLRVAQPAPAAPRRLILTGPSDSPALRPAAAQPVGEVAADGAVASAGSSGSGLIRTAPLAGVPAAPDPRRLQTNRGEAAAPKPVSAEPKVGRNDPCPCGSGRKYKKCHGAGIA, translated from the coding sequence CACGAGCCGGGCAGCCCTGCGCGGCGGCAGGCCTACCTCGCGGACATCACCTACGGGACGAACAACGAGTTCGGCTTCGACTACCTGCGCGACAACATGGTGTGGTCGCTGCAGGATCGCGTCCAGCGCGGCCATTACTACGCGATCATCGACGAGGTCGACTCGATCCTCATCGACGAGGCGCGCACACCGCTGATCATCAGTGGGCCGGTGGGGGAGGACCAGGCGGACATCTACCGCCGCTACAATCCGTCGGTCGCGAACCTGTTCCGCAAGCAGATGCGCATTGTGAACGAGCTGATCGCGAGCGCGGAACGGGATCTCGCGGAAGGGCGGGAGCAGGAGGCGGTGGAGAAGCTGCTCGCCGCGCGGCGCGGCGTGCCGCGGAACCGGCGGCTGATGAAGCTGTTCGCGGAGCAGCCGTCGCTGCAGAAGCTGGTGAATCAGGCGGAAGCCGTGCACATGCGCGACAAGACGCTCGCGCAGGTGGACGAGCTCCTGCTCTTCGCGATGGACGAGAAGGGGCACAACGTCCACCTCTCGGACAAGGGGCTGGACGAGCTCGCGCCGGGCGATCCGGAGGCGTTCGTGGTGCCGGACCTGGCGGAGGAGATGGGCCGGATCGAGCGGGACGAGACGCTCACGGTCGATGAGAAGCGCGAGCGCATTGCGGCTCTGGAGCGGGAGTACGCGGAGAAGAGCCAGAAGATCCACGCCATCCACCAGTTGCTGAAGGCGTACGCGCTCTACAACCGCGACGAGCACTACATCGTCGAGGATGGGCAGGTCATCATCGTCGACGAGTTCACGGGCCGGAAGATGGTGGGCCGGCGCTGGTCGGACGGCCTGCACCAGGCGGTGGAGGCGAAGGAGGGCGTGGCCGTCCGCGGCGAGACCCAGACGCTGGCGACGATCACGATCCAGAACTACTTCCGGATGTACGACAAGCTCGCCGGCATGACGGGGACGGCGGAGACGGAGGAGACGGAGTTCCACCAGATCTACGGCCTGGACGTGATGGTCATCCCGACGAACAAGCCGGTGATCCGGGAGGACCGTCACGACCTCGTCTACCGGACGAAGCGGGAGAAGTACAACGCGATCCTGGACGAGATCGAGCGGCTGCACCGGCTGGAGCTGCCGGTGCTGGTCGGGACCGTCTCGGTCGAGGTGTCGGAGACCCTGTCGCGCATGCTGAAGCGGCGGGGGATCCCGCACAACGTCCTGAACGCGAAGTACCACAAGCAGGAAGCGGAGATCGTCGCGCAGGCGGGCCAGCCGGGGGCGGTGACCATCGCCACGAACATGGCGGGGCGCGGGACGGACATCAAGCTGGGTCCGGGCGTGACGGAGCCGCGCACGGTGGGCTGGGCGCGGGCGCGGGGGCTCGATCTGCGTTCGCTGACGCCGGCGGACCCGGCGCGGGCGGTGGACCTCGAGTCGATGCCGGACGACCACGTGATCGAGGTCGGCGGTCTTCACATCATCGGCTCGGAGCGGCACGAGTCGCGGCGGATCGACCGCCAGTTGCGCGGTCGTGCGGGGCGGCAGGGCGACCCGGGCGCGTCGCAGTTCTTCCTGTCCCTCGAGGACGACCTGATGCGGCTGTTCGGGTCGGACCGGATCGCGGCGATCATGGACAAGTTGGGTGCGGAGGAAGGGGAGGTCATCACGCACCCCTTGATCACGCGGTCGATCGAGCGTGCGCAGCGGCGCGTCGAGCTGCAGAACTTCGAGGCGCGGAAGCGGCTGCTGGAGTACGACGATGTGATGAACCAGCAGCGCGAGGTCGTCTACGACCTGCGCCTGTTCGCGCTCGAGGGCGGCGAAGAGCTGAAGGCCGAGGTCTGGGAAATGATCGAGCACGCGCTCCGTCAGACGGTGGCGGAGTACGTGACGGACGATGAGCCGCCCGAGGATTGGGACCTGGCCGGGCTCCGCCGGCGCATCCTGCTCGACTACATGTTCGTGGTCGAGGAGCTGCCGGCCGAGAACACCCCGGACCACCCGTTCGACAGGCCGGAGGACGTGGAAACGGTGGTGCTCGAACGGGGCCGGGAGGCGTACCGGCGGAAGCTGGAGAGCCTGGGCGAGCACCAGGAGCGCCTGCTCTCGTTCGTGGTGCTGAGCGTCATTGACGAGAAGTGGCGCGACCACCTCTACGATCTGGATCACCTCAAGGCGTCGATCGGGTTCCGCGGCTGGGGCCAGAAGGATCCGCTGATCGAGTACAAGCAGGAAGCGTACTCGATGTTCGTGGATTTCATGGCGGATGTCCGCCGGTCGGTGGCCACGACGGTGTACCGGATGCAGCTCCGGGTGGCGCAGCCGGCGCCCGCGGCGCCGCGGCGGCTGATCCTGACGGGGCCCAGCGATTCGCCGGCGCTGCGGCCGGCGGCGGCGCAGCCGGTGGGTGAGGTGGCGGCCGATGGCGCCGTGGCGAGCGCCGGGTCGTCGGGGAGCGGCTTGATCCGGACGGCGCCGCTGGCCGGTGTGCCGGCGGCTCCGGACCCGCGGCGTCTGCAGACGAATCGGGGCGAGGCGGCCGCGCCGAAGCCGGTCAGCGCCGAACCCAAGGTGGGCCGCAACGACCCGTGCCCGTGCGGGTCCGGGAGGAAGTACAAGAAGTGCCACGGAGCGGGCATCGCGTGA